Proteins encoded within one genomic window of Trichoderma asperellum chromosome 2, complete sequence:
- a CDS encoding uncharacterized protein (EggNog:ENOG41~TransMembrane:2 (i173-195o201-222i)), whose translation MVLLTMTPSIVDALKEVEEPHKADDQGTADEYSNEASRDQSNDAASSSTEPAVGNPISHSDIVGLYRRLRATEASEPKYSLEQLLQGSHVYIPPPPPKPEPSEEYKALMARLRREEDARAYERMVNPPPPLETFQNRFPNAAHAFAEANRPSKAEDLGDDEITYNEVQRQVMLIINFLVSIVGVAATLWIAGRWWSLSSRVFLTLGGSIVVAIAEVAVYSSYMWRMGEAKSKQGAVKEIKEVVQSWVVGQEGDDGGDKSVLLRSKGEEDESVRRRIPTVSATEGPES comes from the exons ATGGTGCTTTTAACAATGACGCCGTCCATTGTGGACGCATTAAAGGAGGTGGAAGAGCCGCACAAAGCAGACGACCAGGGCACAGCAGACGAATACAGCAACGAGGCAAGCCGGGATCAGAGCAATGacgcagcttcatcatcgacAGAGCCAGCCGTTGGCAACCCCATTTCCCACAGCGATATAGTCGGCCTTTACAGGAGGCTCAGGGCTACAGAGGCTTCAGAGCCCAAATATAGTCTAGAGCAGCTGCTTCAAGGATCTCACGTCTACAtccctcctccgccaccaaAACCAGAGCCG TCTGAAGAATACAAAGCTCTCATGGCCCGGCTTCGCCGCGAAGAAGATGCCCGCGCCTACGAACGCATGGTCAATCCACCGCCTCCCCTCGAGACATTCCAAAACCGATTTCCCAACGCCGCCCATGCCTTTGCAGAGGCCAACCGACCTTCCAAAGCAGAAGACCTTGGCGACGACGAAATTACATACAACGAGGTGCAGCGTCAAGTAATGCTCATCATCAATTTCCTCGTCAGCATTGTTGGAGTTGCGGCTACGTTATGGATTGCCGGCCGGTGGTGGAGCCTATCGTCTCGAGTGTTCTTGACGCTTGGCGGCAGCATAGTGGTTGCCATCGCGGAAGTGGCTGTCTATTCAAGCTACATGTGGAGGATGGGAGAGGCGAAGAGTAAACAAGGTGCTGTCAAAGAGATCAAAGAAGTGGTCCAGTCCTGGGTTGTGGGACAggaaggagatgatggcgGTGACAAGAGTGTCTTGTTACGGAGCAAAGGCGAAGAGGACGAATCAGTAAGGAGAAGGATACCGACGGTCTCGGCAACAGAAGGCCCAGAGTCTTGA